Proteins found in one Sphingobacteriales bacterium genomic segment:
- a CDS encoding LTA synthase family protein, with protein sequence MRRPFSYSWLTLLLRYWIAWLLLFQVARLLFLVYEVDKVQPIATFQNIFHTFSFGWRQDMSAAVYISALPLLLLWAEATFGLSLFRYARALVHLILVAIVSSLVISDLELFRAWGSKINAMALDLAPSWRETTATALSSPLLLLGGCWLLMAALGYAVWKYTHFARRAVFIPHKRYKVIVNIAAVVAVLALLVIGARGGIQLAPLNPSAAYFSEHGVLNQAALNTAWNFFYSISKRKKDDAPHFMDNATAQRIVDELYDSAANDSIIPVLNTKQPNIILVVMESWTADIVESLGGDAGVSPQFEQLIAEGLLFDNIYSSGDRTYKGIVSVLAAYPAQPNTAIVNYPEKTVHLASITQSLKKIGYGSSFYYGGESEFANIKSFLLNCGFEHITDRRDFGSEAQGIKWGAHDHFVLQRALDDLKRQPQEKPFFCTILTLSSHEPFDVPMETAIAGSDAASMFKNSVFYTDKSIGEWIAKAKEQPWFDNTLFVFVADHGHQLPRGYDNNYTPLRFRIPLLWYGGALQTQWRGKRWHILGSQTDIATTLLQQINPNMQPLKWSKNLLSAQAKEFAFYSFYNGFAWLRPKQYFVLNNDGKKMLMTEPSDSVAASVLEEGKAYMQMLQDDFMHR encoded by the coding sequence ATGCGCCGCCCTTTCTCGTATTCGTGGCTCACCCTACTGTTGCGCTATTGGATAGCTTGGTTGCTGCTGTTTCAGGTAGCACGTTTGCTTTTTTTGGTGTACGAAGTGGACAAGGTGCAGCCCATCGCAACGTTTCAAAATATTTTTCATACTTTTTCTTTCGGTTGGCGGCAGGATATGTCGGCGGCGGTATATATATCGGCGTTGCCTTTGTTGCTATTGTGGGCAGAGGCAACATTCGGCTTGTCCCTGTTTCGCTATGCACGCGCTTTGGTGCATTTGATATTGGTGGCGATAGTGAGCAGCTTGGTTATCAGCGATTTGGAATTATTTCGGGCTTGGGGCAGCAAAATAAATGCGATGGCTTTAGATTTAGCTCCGAGTTGGCGCGAAACTACGGCAACGGCTCTTTCGTCTCCTTTGTTGTTGTTGGGTGGGTGCTGGTTACTGATGGCGGCTTTGGGTTATGCCGTTTGGAAATATACACATTTCGCCCGTCGCGCCGTTTTTATACCCCATAAACGTTACAAAGTCATCGTTAATATTGCTGCTGTGGTGGCGGTACTCGCTTTGCTCGTCATCGGTGCGCGCGGCGGTATTCAGTTGGCTCCGCTAAATCCAAGTGCAGCATATTTTTCTGAGCACGGTGTACTCAATCAGGCGGCACTCAATACTGCGTGGAATTTTTTTTACAGCATATCCAAAAGAAAAAAAGACGATGCGCCGCATTTTATGGATAATGCCACAGCGCAGCGTATCGTAGATGAATTATACGATAGTGCCGCCAACGACAGTATTATTCCGGTACTCAACACCAAGCAGCCCAATATTATTTTGGTAGTGATGGAAAGCTGGACGGCTGATATTGTGGAGTCTTTGGGCGGCGATGCAGGCGTAAGCCCTCAATTCGAACAACTCATCGCCGAAGGTTTATTGTTTGATAATATTTATTCCAGTGGCGACCGCACCTACAAAGGAATTGTTTCGGTGTTGGCGGCATATCCAGCGCAGCCCAATACTGCCATTGTCAATTATCCCGAAAAAACCGTACACCTTGCTTCTATCACGCAATCGCTGAAAAAAATAGGTTACGGCTCAAGTTTTTATTATGGCGGCGAAAGCGAATTTGCCAATATTAAATCTTTTCTACTCAATTGTGGATTTGAACATATCACCGACCGCCGCGATTTTGGCAGCGAAGCGCAGGGCATCAAATGGGGAGCACACGATCATTTTGTGTTGCAGCGTGCCTTAGATGATTTGAAGCGGCAGCCGCAGGAAAAGCCTTTTTTCTGTACTATTTTAACACTCAGCAGCCACGAACCCTTTGATGTGCCGATGGAAACTGCCATTGCCGGCAGCGATGCGGCGAGTATGTTTAAAAACAGTGTTTTTTATACCGACAAAAGCATCGGCGAATGGATAGCAAAAGCCAAAGAACAGCCTTGGTTTGATAATACCTTGTTTGTATTCGTCGCCGACCACGGACACCAACTGCCGCGCGGCTACGATAACAACTATACGCCTTTGCGTTTTCGGATTCCTTTGTTGTGGTATGGCGGTGCACTGCAAACACAATGGCGCGGCAAACGCTGGCATATATTGGGCAGCCAAACTGATATTGCTACTACTTTGTTGCAGCAAATTAATCCTAATATGCAACCTTTGAAGTGGAGTAAGAATCTTTTAAGTGCGCAAGCCAAGGAATTTGCATTTTATTCGTTCTATAATGGCTTTGCATGGCTACGTCCCAAACAATATTTTGTGCTCAATAATGACGGTAAAAAAATGCTGATGACAGAGCCTTCGGATAGTGTGGCAGCTTCGGTTTTGGAAGAGGGCAAGGCTTATATGCAAATGTTGCAAGATGATTTTATGCATCGCTGA
- a CDS encoding DUF4153 domain-containing protein, translating to MKWFRWASISYLYEQARTVLQRFPLPLLVALLGTVAALYLTDNSDAPEPKNIYFKLLLTALLGLPLTVASTLVGENRNLSVSVKWGLQLLSLLLLGAYFWHLPYLEKSPEVYAYEFMLLWVATHLLVSFAPFITQMSREGFWTYNLALFIRILTAVLYSAVLFAGLSVALLSIDNLLDIKVSVDSYRYLFIWIAGIFNTWFFLAGIPEDTESLKYSSTYPLGVKIFTQYVLIPLVVVYLVILYAYSIKIMLIGELPKGWVSYLILGFSILGIFALLLVYPLRNSQEHRWIAIFSRLYYWALLPLLVLLYVAIFTRLLDYGFTEKRYFVLLIALWLTGICLYFVFSTAKNIRLIPISLFVVVLLATFGPWSAANVSIRSQMNRFDHILNQHNCLKDGIFSGCTAALPDSSHQEMVSIIQYITTTHGYQHFQPYFKDDLNTLSDKYKYEAAEELRQMFQVQGEGMVTEAQDNFFTVRYPRAVQVSGYDQLIECSLSIGSEYVYNNKAKNLEVKSLLQADNTLQLSIYKNGALASKCDISLQEFTDTLHQRYKGGKAEIEPAELQMEGVCGSVRYQLQWSEFFIHKEKEDTLWKSTGGQAWLLWSDTAPPQE from the coding sequence ATGAAATGGTTTCGTTGGGCTTCTATCAGCTATTTATATGAGCAGGCGCGCACTGTGTTGCAGCGTTTTCCTTTGCCTTTATTGGTGGCATTGTTGGGCACGGTGGCGGCTCTGTATCTCACCGACAACAGCGATGCACCCGAACCCAAAAATATTTATTTTAAATTGCTTTTAACAGCCTTGCTGGGTTTGCCTCTGACGGTGGCATCTACATTAGTGGGCGAAAATCGCAATTTGAGTGTTTCCGTAAAATGGGGCTTGCAACTGCTGAGTTTGTTGCTGTTGGGCGCATACTTTTGGCATCTGCCATATTTAGAAAAATCGCCCGAAGTGTATGCCTATGAATTTATGCTTTTGTGGGTAGCGACGCATTTATTGGTATCTTTTGCACCCTTCATTACCCAAATGAGCCGCGAAGGATTTTGGACATATAACCTCGCTTTGTTTATCCGTATTCTGACGGCTGTGTTGTATTCGGCGGTACTGTTTGCTGGTTTGAGTGTGGCATTACTTTCTATCGACAATTTGTTGGATATAAAGGTATCTGTTGATTCCTATCGCTACCTTTTTATCTGGATAGCGGGAATTTTTAATACCTGGTTTTTTCTGGCGGGTATTCCTGAAGACACCGAATCGCTCAAGTACAGCAGCACTTATCCTTTGGGTGTAAAAATATTTACGCAATATGTGCTAATTCCTTTGGTGGTGGTGTATTTAGTTATTTTATATGCTTATTCGATAAAAATTATGCTCATAGGCGAATTGCCGAAAGGTTGGGTTTCTTATCTTATTTTGGGTTTTTCTATTTTAGGAATTTTCGCATTGTTGTTGGTATATCCCTTGCGCAACAGTCAGGAACATCGCTGGATAGCTATTTTTTCGAGGCTCTATTACTGGGCTTTGTTGCCTTTGTTGGTGTTGCTGTATGTTGCCATCTTTACTCGCTTGCTGGATTACGGCTTTACCGAAAAACGCTATTTTGTACTACTGATTGCACTGTGGCTCACGGGAATTTGCTTGTACTTTGTTTTTTCAACCGCCAAAAATATTCGGCTTATTCCGATTTCTTTATTTGTGGTGGTGCTACTGGCAACTTTTGGTCCTTGGAGTGCCGCCAATGTATCTATACGCAGCCAAATGAACCGCTTTGACCATATTTTAAATCAGCACAATTGCCTCAAAGACGGCATATTTAGCGGCTGCACCGCTGCCCTGCCCGACAGCAGCCATCAAGAAATGGTTTCTATTATACAATATATCACAACCACACACGGTTATCAGCATTTCCAACCCTATTTCAAAGATGATTTGAATACACTCTCCGATAAGTATAAATATGAAGCCGCCGAAGAATTGCGACAAATGTTTCAGGTGCAGGGTGAGGGAATGGTGACAGAAGCACAAGACAACTTTTTTACGGTTCGCTACCCGCGTGCCGTGCAGGTAAGCGGCTACGACCAACTCATAGAGTGCTCTTTATCCATAGGAAGCGAATATGTATATAATAATAAAGCAAAAAACTTAGAAGTAAAATCCTTATTACAAGCCGACAATACGCTTCAGTTATCTATTTATAAAAATGGCGCACTTGCGAGCAAATGCGATATTTCTTTGCAGGAATTTACGGATACGCTACACCAACGCTATAAAGGCGGCAAAGCAGAAATAGAACCCGCCGAATTGCAAATGGAAGGAGTGTGCGGCTCTGTGCGTTATCAACTTCAATGGAGCGAATTTTTTATTCACAAAGAAAAAGAAGATACTCTTTGGAAAAGTACCGGTGGGCAAGCGTGGTTGTTGTGGAGCGATACGGCACCGCCACAGGAATAA
- a CDS encoding UDP-2,3-diacylglucosamine diphosphatase: MIYFASDLHLGTPDFAASLEREKKFVRWLDAIAADAQAIYLVGDLFDYWFEYKTVVPRGFIRLLGKLAQLRDAGIEIYAFTGNHDLWMRDYFEQELQIPVYRQPIVREIGGKTFFIGHGDGLGPGDYGYKTMKKLFINPLCQWSFRQLHPDLSMRVASYFSRRSRAAQEKREPDKFEAKEKEWLFLYAQRKLQQQHIDYFIFGHRHLPLNLQLTPQSQYINLGDWIKYYTYATFNGETAQLLTFNH; encoded by the coding sequence TTGATTTATTTTGCCTCCGATTTGCATTTGGGTACGCCTGATTTTGCCGCCAGTTTGGAAAGAGAAAAAAAATTTGTGCGTTGGTTAGATGCGATAGCCGCCGATGCACAGGCGATTTATTTAGTGGGCGATTTGTTTGATTATTGGTTTGAATACAAAACCGTAGTGCCGCGCGGCTTTATTCGTTTGTTGGGAAAATTGGCTCAACTCCGCGATGCGGGCATAGAGATTTACGCATTCACCGGCAACCACGACCTTTGGATGCGCGACTATTTTGAGCAGGAGCTCCAAATTCCGGTGTATCGCCAGCCCATCGTGCGCGAAATTGGCGGAAAAACCTTTTTCATCGGTCACGGCGATGGTTTGGGTCCCGGCGATTACGGCTACAAAACAATGAAAAAACTCTTCATCAACCCCCTTTGCCAATGGAGTTTCAGGCAGCTGCACCCCGACCTTTCTATGCGAGTAGCTTCTTATTTTTCGCGCCGCAGCCGTGCCGCTCAGGAAAAGCGCGAACCCGATAAATTTGAAGCAAAAGAAAAAGAATGGTTATTTTTGTACGCACAACGCAAATTACAACAACAACACATTGATTATTTTATTTTCGGACATCGGCATCTGCCGCTAAACTTACAACTCACTCCACAGTCTCAATACATCAATCTTGGAGATTGGATAAAATATTACACCTATGCAACATTTAATGGCGAAACCGCTCAACTGCTTACTTTTAATCATTAG
- a CDS encoding gliding motility-associated C-terminal domain-containing protein, whose protein sequence is MYFRFNSLLPLLCYITLLWHSPQLAAQFVCNDLNFQLTGAQMFHCQTDVVNPNSPNFNLISAVNISGGTFSGNGMQGNIFYPALAQVGANAITYTVINDNGDVCTDTQTIYVDAVSIMPEITATDSLFCSSDPPLALSGNLDGNPNATWLIDNQVQVGGVLDPLLLNSGEHIVTLFYLEPSNGCVADDTLQIEIFEPAATFITADFERHGEDCDVSLADTLFFTGGIIPEGLELEWILPPQGTIISQTDSIAIVSWSEAGNYEVQLNLTQHPCYEGLTTAQFIVKNDLSVDAGENMVLSQMQDIVLDPVVTGNNSANWVYEWQPATGLSCTDCLTPTATVEASQTYMLTVYDNLGGCADSDQISIVLNLSKDIFVPNAFTPNGDNLNDELQVFGSNIADMHLQIFDRWGQLVFESKNTDAVWDGTYRGKPLNAAVFTYTLDVHFGDGTQQLLQGNITLIR, encoded by the coding sequence ATGTATTTCCGTTTTAACTCCCTGCTACCATTGTTATGCTATATTACTTTATTATGGCATAGCCCTCAATTGGCTGCACAATTTGTTTGCAATGATTTGAATTTTCAGCTCACCGGAGCACAGATGTTTCATTGCCAAACCGATGTAGTCAATCCCAACAGCCCTAATTTCAACCTGATCAGTGCCGTTAATATCAGTGGTGGCACTTTTTCGGGAAACGGCATGCAGGGCAATATTTTTTATCCGGCTTTGGCACAGGTGGGGGCAAATGCCATCACTTATACCGTTATCAACGACAACGGTGATGTATGCACCGACACACAAACTATTTATGTAGATGCCGTGAGTATTATGCCTGAAATTACAGCTACCGACAGCCTTTTTTGCAGCAGCGACCCGCCACTGGCTTTAAGTGGCAATCTCGACGGCAACCCCAACGCCACTTGGCTCATTGACAATCAGGTGCAGGTGGGCGGTGTATTAGACCCCCTCTTGCTCAACAGCGGCGAGCATATAGTTACGCTTTTTTATTTGGAGCCGAGCAACGGCTGCGTTGCAGATGATACTTTGCAAATAGAAATATTTGAGCCGGCGGCTACTTTTATTACTGCCGATTTTGAAAGACACGGCGAAGACTGTGATGTATCGCTTGCAGATACTTTATTTTTTACGGGCGGCATCATTCCCGAAGGTTTGGAATTGGAGTGGATATTGCCCCCGCAAGGCACTATCATCAGCCAAACCGACAGCATCGCTATTGTATCGTGGAGCGAAGCGGGTAATTACGAAGTACAACTGAATTTGACACAACACCCCTGCTACGAAGGATTGACCACTGCTCAGTTTATCGTCAAAAATGATTTGTCGGTGGATGCAGGCGAAAATATGGTGCTTTCGCAAATGCAGGATATTGTTTTAGACCCTGTTGTTACGGGCAATAATTCGGCAAACTGGGTGTATGAGTGGCAACCCGCCACCGGATTGAGCTGCACGGATTGCCTCACGCCGACTGCTACGGTGGAGGCTTCGCAAACTTATATGCTCACGGTGTACGACAACTTGGGCGGCTGCGCCGACAGCGACCAAATCAGCATTGTTCTCAACCTCAGCAAAGATATTTTTGTACCCAATGCCTTTACGCCCAACGGCGACAATCTGAATGACGAATTGCAGGTATTCGGTAGCAATATCGCCGATATGCATCTCCAAATTTTTGACCGTTGGGGGCAGTTGGTATTTGAAAGCAAAAATACCGATGCCGTATGGGACGGCACTTATCGCGGAAAACCTTTAAATGCCGCCGTATTTACTTATACGCTTGATGTGCATTTCGGCGATGGCACTCAACAATTGCTGCAAGGCAATATTACACTCATTCGTTAA
- a CDS encoding T9SS type A sorting domain-containing protein: MAVGNYRGGLSLYSATTYSAIFEAAAPAKLQLLQAVPNPVAQGACRLQWQPMHPDNKDGLLRLSVYTALGTLVSEQTLPPDTSEMLLHTENWLSGVYIVQLKKGTSVVASGKIAVVE; encoded by the coding sequence TTGGCAGTGGGCAACTATCGCGGCGGTTTGAGCCTTTACAGTGCCACTACTTACAGTGCAATTTTTGAGGCGGCGGCACCCGCGAAGTTGCAGTTGTTGCAAGCTGTCCCCAATCCGGTGGCGCAGGGTGCTTGTCGTTTGCAATGGCAGCCAATGCACCCCGACAACAAGGACGGCTTATTGCGTTTGAGCGTTTATACCGCGCTCGGCACTTTGGTAAGCGAGCAAACGCTACCGCCCGACACTTCGGAAATGCTGCTGCACACCGAAAACTGGCTAAGTGGTGTGTATATCGTGCAACTCAAAAAAGGGACTTCGGTGGTGGCAAGCGGCAAAATAGCAGTGGTGGAATAA
- a CDS encoding PorP/SprF family type IX secretion system membrane protein: MLHYLYRFLLIGCWAITASAQDIHFTQNYSTPLAVNPAMTGLFNGDARFNAIYRNQWSSVMQSPYKTVAVSGDAKLLPSGSGGDNWLSGGLSFFSDRAGAVSLSTYLLDASLAYNLMLGEGHHVSVGLSGGAAQQSFDEQAAQFGSQYDGSFNGNMASGEVFDRTAVWYMNVGAGLMYYYAPAARNYWYGGMAVYHANSPSANFFEESREKIAQKLVFQVGGSIPVARYIDIVPNVYFFYQSPERMVDVGTQVRYILQTFSQTGTFNAVSIGAGARVNGGGAGSDAIWASAAVDVNRFTVGLSYDFNISPLNIASNGRGAMEVSVAYLAGFRPPRRAGSPVNCPRF; the protein is encoded by the coding sequence ATGCTGCATTATTTATATCGTTTTCTTTTGATAGGCTGTTGGGCGATAACTGCCTCGGCTCAAGATATTCATTTTACCCAAAATTATTCCACACCCCTTGCTGTTAATCCTGCTATGACGGGCTTATTCAACGGCGATGCCCGCTTCAATGCTATTTATCGCAATCAGTGGAGCAGTGTGATGCAGAGTCCTTACAAAACGGTTGCCGTTTCGGGCGATGCCAAGTTGTTGCCTTCGGGCAGTGGCGGCGACAACTGGCTGAGTGGCGGCTTGTCTTTTTTTTCCGACCGCGCCGGTGCTGTATCTTTGAGTACCTATCTTTTAGATGCTTCGCTGGCTTATAATCTGATGCTCGGCGAGGGGCATCATGTGTCGGTGGGCTTGAGCGGCGGCGCAGCGCAACAATCTTTTGATGAGCAAGCGGCACAGTTTGGCAGCCAATACGACGGCTCTTTTAACGGCAATATGGCTTCGGGCGAAGTTTTTGACCGCACCGCCGTTTGGTATATGAATGTAGGAGCCGGTTTGATGTATTATTATGCACCTGCTGCCCGCAATTATTGGTACGGCGGTATGGCGGTGTATCATGCCAATAGCCCTTCTGCCAATTTCTTTGAAGAAAGCCGTGAAAAAATTGCTCAGAAATTAGTGTTTCAGGTGGGAGGGAGCATACCCGTAGCCCGCTATATTGATATAGTACCCAATGTGTATTTCTTTTATCAGTCGCCGGAGCGCATGGTAGATGTGGGCACACAAGTGCGCTATATTTTACAAACTTTTTCGCAAACGGGTACTTTCAATGCGGTGAGTATAGGTGCGGGGGCGCGGGTGAACGGCGGCGGCGCGGGCAGCGATGCTATTTGGGCAAGTGCTGCCGTTGATGTCAATCGGTTTACGGTGGGTTTGAGCTACGATTTTAATATATCACCTTTGAATATAGCGAGCAACGGACGCGGGGCAATGGAGGTTTCGGTGGCTTATTTGGCAGGGTTTCGCCCGCCACGCCGCGCAGGGTCTCCTGTTAATTGTCCAAGATTTTAG
- a CDS encoding metallophosphatase, translating into MMINRRTFVQQSAWGLATLSMAGLPWEEVLGNAKTSVQITILHTNDVHSRIEPFPADGGKYAGLGGVARRMTLLRQIRHETPNVLLFDSGDILQGTPYFNIYGGELEFKLMNEMNYIASTIGNHDFDGGFEQLAKLTDLAKFPMLNCNYDLRQTPLHEKAQPFMIFEQSGIKIGVLGVGVRLEGLIPTELSKSVVYEDPIEKANTVARYLREKQRCDLVVCLSHLGYESRDNNDVNDKILAWKSRNIDVILGGHTHTLLPAPVIERNLDGEEVIINQVGYAGIALGRLDFYLHKGKKKSIFSKNIFLK; encoded by the coding sequence ATGATGATCAATCGCCGCACTTTCGTTCAACAATCCGCTTGGGGGCTTGCTACGCTCAGTATGGCGGGTTTGCCTTGGGAGGAGGTTTTGGGCAATGCCAAAACTTCGGTACAGATTACCATTTTGCATACCAACGATGTGCACAGCCGTATTGAGCCGTTTCCGGCAGATGGCGGCAAATATGCGGGCTTGGGTGGTGTGGCACGTCGCATGACGCTGCTGCGCCAAATTCGCCACGAAACGCCCAATGTGCTCCTTTTTGATTCGGGCGATATTTTGCAGGGCACGCCTTATTTCAATATCTATGGCGGCGAGTTGGAGTTTAAGCTGATGAACGAAATGAACTACATCGCCTCCACTATCGGCAACCACGATTTTGACGGCGGCTTTGAGCAGTTGGCAAAATTGACCGATTTGGCAAAATTTCCGATGCTCAACTGCAACTACGACCTGCGCCAAACACCTTTGCACGAAAAAGCGCAACCTTTTATGATATTTGAACAAAGCGGTATCAAAATCGGTGTTTTGGGCGTGGGGGTGCGTTTGGAAGGATTGATACCCACCGAACTGAGCAAATCCGTTGTATATGAAGACCCCATCGAAAAAGCCAATACAGTGGCGCGCTACCTGCGCGAAAAGCAACGTTGCGATTTGGTGGTGTGCTTGTCGCATTTGGGCTACGAAAGCAGAGATAATAATGACGTAAACGATAAAATTCTCGCATGGAAAAGCCGGAATATAGATGTGATTTTGGGTGGGCACACCCATACTTTGCTCCCTGCACCCGTTATTGAGCGCAATCTTGACGGCGAAGAGGTCATCATCAATCAAGTGGGGTATGCAGGTATTGCTTTGGGGCGTTTGGATTTTTACTTACACAAAGGCAAGAAAAAAAGTATTTTTTCAAAAAACATCTTTTTGAAATAG
- a CDS encoding restriction endonuclease subunit S gives MNEKLKNVEWGEFKIGDLFEVNSSEKRFDANKVNVLRNGRFPYVVRTASNNGQKGFIDEDTQYLNEGNTISFGQDTATMFYQEIPYFTGDKIKIVKAKNKRFNKKNAQFFILAISKAFGSFSWGGSSFEVKIIKNQKIQLPTRNGEIDYEFMESVIAELEAERIARLDAYLQENNLTDYTLTDKEQQALVDFEKLEWGIFNLETLFGTATRGKRLKSDDRIAGTLPFVTAGEAEEGVSAFIGNDVEIFSENTTTIDMFGSAKYRNYKYGGDDHIAVVHTENLPKFASIFITSAIHKSSYNGQFHYGRNFYAKDADELDISLPVKDSKPDYEIMETLMRAIHKLVIKKVVLYVAKKKASV, from the coding sequence CTGAACGAAAAATTAAAAAATGTTGAGTGGGGGGAGTTTAAAATTGGGGATTTGTTTGAGGTTAATTCGTCTGAAAAAAGATTTGATGCGAATAAAGTTAATGTATTAAGAAATGGAAGGTTTCCTTATGTAGTAAGGACAGCCTCAAACAATGGTCAAAAGGGATTCATTGATGAAGATACACAATACTTAAATGAGGGTAATACAATTTCATTTGGACAAGACACCGCTACAATGTTTTACCAAGAAATACCATATTTTACTGGTGATAAAATAAAAATTGTAAAAGCAAAGAATAAAAGGTTTAACAAAAAAAATGCTCAGTTTTTTATTTTGGCAATATCAAAAGCATTTGGTTCATTTTCGTGGGGTGGTTCAAGTTTTGAAGTAAAAATTATTAAAAATCAAAAAATCCAACTCCCCACCCGCAATGGCGAGATAGATTATGAGTTTATGGAAAGCGTGATAGCGGAGCTGGAAGCAGAACGAATAGCACGATTAGATGCCTATTTGCAAGAAAATAACCTAACAGACTATACCCTAACAGATAAAGAACAACAAGCGTTAGTGGATTTTGAGAAGTTAGAATGGGGTATTTTTAATCTTGAAACATTATTTGGAACAGCTACTCGTGGCAAAAGGCTTAAAAGTGATGATAGAATTGCAGGAACTTTGCCATTTGTGACCGCAGGCGAAGCTGAGGAAGGGGTTTCTGCTTTTATAGGAAATGATGTAGAAATTTTTTCAGAAAATACTACAACTATTGATATGTTCGGTTCAGCAAAATATCGTAATTATAAGTATGGTGGTGATGACCATATTGCTGTTGTTCATACTGAAAATCTGCCAAAATTCGCATCAATATTTATAACATCTGCCATTCACAAATCATCTTATAATGGACAATTTCATTATGGCAGAAATTTTTATGCAAAAGACGCAGACGAATTGGATATTTCTCTCCCTGTAAAAGACAGCAAACCCGATTATGAGATAATGGAAACTTTAATGCGTGCGATACATAAATTGGTTATAAAAAAGGTAGTATTATATGTAGCAAAGAAAAAAGCAAGTGTATAA